A genomic window from Motacilla alba alba isolate MOTALB_02 chromosome 2, Motacilla_alba_V1.0_pri, whole genome shotgun sequence includes:
- the RPA3 gene encoding replication protein A 14 kDa subunit, translating into MGDIHEVPRPRIATGQLAQHIGQPVCFVGRVEKIHSSGKLVVLTDGLGKHTTVELSEPLDEEISGVIEVVGRVTNQATIMCASYVQFREDKSSFDMELYNEALKIIHEFPEYFPFGTGRNT; encoded by the exons ATGGGCGACATCCACGAGGTGCCGCGGCCGCGCATCGCCACGGGGCAGCTGGCGCAGCACATCGGGCAGCCCGTCTGCTTCGTGGGGCGCGTCGAGAAG ATTCATTCTAGCGGGAAGCTTGTCGTGCTTACTGATGGACTCGGAAAGCATACGACTGTGGAGCTGAGCGAGCCT CTGGATGAGGAGATTTCAGGAGTTATTGAAGTGGTGGGAAGAGTGACAAATCAGGCAACCATCATGTGTGCATCATACGTCCAGTTCAGAGAAGATAAAAGTTCATTTG aTATGGAACTCTACAATGAAGCACTAAAAATTATTCATGAATTCCCTGAATACTTCCCGTTTGGTACTGGGAGGAACACTTGA